Proteins encoded by one window of Glycine soja cultivar W05 chromosome 15, ASM419377v2, whole genome shotgun sequence:
- the LOC114387436 gene encoding uncharacterized protein LOC114387436 isoform X2 translates to MCSNSFWSTNSDKVGIELPDETDVSVVSLDEQLEDWTDKEISDFSSLIGGSYAPDALEPLNGVLTIPLTNDASVNLHMSKKAERKFIVGLMSLTHNVQRAIQMHDNLSQSAKGPTELLTGCFNGFKGCKSRGIKLCGPLAAAGMIAAWTSKCLPNYQREKYVAWTSSHSEQCECFWSFNRIYAAFF, encoded by the exons ATGTGCAGCAATTCATTTTGGAGTACAAATTCAGATAAAGTTGGCATTGAACTTCCAG atGAAACTGATGTTTCTGTGGTTTCTTTGGATGAGCAACTGGAAGACTGGACTGACAAAGAAATTAgtgatttt TCATCTTTGATAGGTGGGTCATATGCTCCTGATGCCCTTGAGCCATTAAATGGAGTCCTTACCATTCCATTGACAAATGATGCCTCAGTGAATCTCCATATGTCAAAG AAAGCAGAAAGGAAGTTCATCGTAGGTCTTATGTCTCTCACACATAATGTCCAAAGAGCAATTCAAATGCATGACAATTTATCACAGAGTGCAAAGGGTCCTACTGAGTTGTTAACAGGATGCTTTAATGGCTTTAAG GGATGCAAATCCAGAGGTATTAAACTTTGTGGGCCACTTGCTGCAGCGGGAATGATTGCTGCATGGACCTCTAAATGCCTTCCTAATTATCAAAGAGAGAAGTATGTTGCATGGACCTCTAGTCATAGTGAGCAG TGCGAATGTTTTTGGAGTTTCAACAGAATCTATGCAGCTTTCTTTTGA
- the LOC114387436 gene encoding uncharacterized protein LOC114387436 isoform X1, protein MQLWCLCNGLDREHAGHQSVGGEQQLVPCLTWLQMATFNVASRSWCCCVSVTWFCTSFHLFCCQLIQDETDVSVVSLDEQLEDWTDKEISDFSSLIGGSYAPDALEPLNGVLTIPLTNDASVNLHMSKKAERKFIVGLMSLTHNVQRAIQMHDNLSQSAKGPTELLTGCFNGFKGCKSRGIKLCGPLAAAGMIAAWTSKCLPNYQREKYVAWTSSHSEQCECFWSFNRIYAAFF, encoded by the exons ATGCAACTTTGGTGTCTATGCAATGGACTGGATAG GGAACACGCAGGTCATCAATCAGTTGGTGGTGAACAACAACTGGTACCTTGTTTGACTTGGCTGCAGATGG CAACCTTCAATGTTGCTTCAAGAAGTTGGTGTTGTTGTGTTAGTGTTACTTGGTTTTGCACCTCCTTCCACCTTTTTTGCTGCCAGCTCATCCAAG atGAAACTGATGTTTCTGTGGTTTCTTTGGATGAGCAACTGGAAGACTGGACTGACAAAGAAATTAgtgatttt TCATCTTTGATAGGTGGGTCATATGCTCCTGATGCCCTTGAGCCATTAAATGGAGTCCTTACCATTCCATTGACAAATGATGCCTCAGTGAATCTCCATATGTCAAAG AAAGCAGAAAGGAAGTTCATCGTAGGTCTTATGTCTCTCACACATAATGTCCAAAGAGCAATTCAAATGCATGACAATTTATCACAGAGTGCAAAGGGTCCTACTGAGTTGTTAACAGGATGCTTTAATGGCTTTAAG GGATGCAAATCCAGAGGTATTAAACTTTGTGGGCCACTTGCTGCAGCGGGAATGATTGCTGCATGGACCTCTAAATGCCTTCCTAATTATCAAAGAGAGAAGTATGTTGCATGGACCTCTAGTCATAGTGAGCAG TGCGAATGTTTTTGGAGTTTCAACAGAATCTATGCAGCTTTCTTTTGA